A section of the Citrus sinensis cultivar Valencia sweet orange chromosome 8, DVS_A1.0, whole genome shotgun sequence genome encodes:
- the LOC107178198 gene encoding uncharacterized protein LOC107178198, producing MPNYVKFLKDILARKRMLGEFETTALTQESSHMLQSKIPQKLKDLGSFTIPCSIGTRYNGKALCDLGVSINLMSLSIFKQLGVEECRPTTVTLQLADISHAYPEGKIEDVLVKVDKFIFPMDFIVLDFEADKKVPIILGRPFLATGKTLIDVQK from the coding sequence ATGcctaattatgtgaaatttctaaaagacaTCCTGGCAAGAAAGAGAATGCTGGGAGAATTTGAAACTACTGCTTTAACACAGGAAAGTAGTCATATGCTCCAAAGTAAGATTCCTCAAAAATTGAAGGATCTAGGAAGTTTCACAATACCATGTTCCATTGGAACTAGGTACAATGGCAAAGCACTCTGTGATTTAGGAGTTAGCATTAATCTGATGTCATTATCTATATTTAAGCAATTGGGAGTAGAAGAATGCAGGCCAACAACAGTCACTCTACAATTAGCTGACATATCTCATGCATATCCTGAAGGAAAAATTGAGGATGTACTGGTGAAGGTTGACAAATTCATCTTTCCAATGGACTTCATTGTATTAGACTTTGAGGCTGATAAAAAGGTACCCATTATACTTGGAAGACCTTTCCTAGCAACCGGGAAAACTCTTATAGATGTGCAAAAATGA